Proteins encoded together in one Shewanella acanthi window:
- the ribA gene encoding GTP cyclohydrolase II, with protein MSIKYIATSKLPTPWGVFAMHGFEDTQTGKEHVALTFGILSSDEPMLGRIHSECLTGDALFSLRCDCGFQLQTAMQNIAETGRGFILYLRQEGRGIGLLNKIRAYELQDQGANTVEANEQLGFPADMRKYDMIQPMLEQIGVKQVRLMTNNPRKVKAMKEIGIQVVERVPLQVGKNRYNEAYLKTKSTELGHMMSEYHFNDEE; from the coding sequence ATGTCGATAAAATATATCGCGACATCAAAATTACCCACCCCTTGGGGCGTTTTTGCCATGCACGGTTTTGAGGACACTCAAACGGGCAAGGAGCATGTTGCACTCACCTTTGGAATCCTCAGTAGCGACGAGCCAATGTTAGGCCGTATTCATTCTGAATGTTTAACAGGTGACGCACTGTTTAGCTTACGCTGTGATTGTGGTTTCCAACTGCAAACGGCAATGCAAAATATTGCAGAGACCGGCCGCGGTTTTATCCTTTATCTGCGCCAAGAAGGGCGTGGTATTGGTCTGTTAAATAAAATCCGTGCCTATGAGTTACAGGATCAAGGCGCCAATACCGTTGAGGCCAACGAGCAATTAGGTTTTCCTGCGGATATGCGCAAATACGATATGATCCAGCCGATGCTAGAACAAATCGGGGTCAAGCAGGTTCGTCTCATGACCAATAACCCCCGTAAAGTGAAGGCGATGAAGGAAATCGGCATTCAGGTGGTTGAGCGGGTGCCTCTGCAAGTAGGTAAGAACCGCTACAATGAAGCCTATTTAAAGACTAAGTCGACTGAACTTGGGCATATGATGTCTGAGTATCATTTTAACGACGAAGAGTAA
- a CDS encoding VF530 family DNA-binding protein, which produces MTQANNPLHGIKLETIVTELVEHYGWEELAERITIRCFTHDPSIKSSLRFLRKTDWAREKVEYLYLKMKKLPLPAPKTAVAPIKAANKSAKPAGRPEAKAASQVNKKPVSNTASDSAEPINSHIWGKRD; this is translated from the coding sequence ATGACACAGGCAAATAATCCATTACACGGTATCAAGCTGGAAACCATAGTAACCGAATTAGTCGAGCACTACGGTTGGGAAGAGCTCGCTGAGCGCATTACGATCCGCTGTTTTACCCATGATCCCAGTATCAAATCCAGCCTACGTTTTCTACGTAAAACCGACTGGGCGCGGGAAAAAGTGGAATATTTGTACCTTAAGATGAAAAAACTGCCCCTGCCTGCGCCTAAAACAGCTGTGGCGCCCATAAAAGCCGCTAATAAATCGGCTAAGCCTGCTGGCAGGCCTGAAGCTAAAGCGGCATCACAGGTAAATAAAAAGCCTGTTTCAAACACTGCGTCGGATTCGGCTGAACCGATCAACAGCCATATCTGGGGCAAGCGTGACTAA
- a CDS encoding YibL family ribosome-associated protein — translation MNLKQELQQLNDKLDKFRRKLAAAEQRGDAIVIAQFKREIAAVTKQINSVKTQQTRVLQRQGDDIKHLPFSRALTKAEQADMGQLKKSVKGLVVVHPMTALGREMGLTVVTGFAPAKF, via the coding sequence ATGAATTTAAAGCAAGAGCTGCAGCAGCTAAACGATAAGTTAGATAAGTTTCGTCGTAAATTAGCGGCGGCTGAGCAACGTGGCGATGCCATAGTGATTGCCCAGTTCAAACGCGAAATCGCTGCAGTCACTAAGCAAATCAACAGTGTTAAAACCCAGCAAACCCGTGTTTTACAACGTCAAGGCGATGATATTAAACATCTGCCGTTTAGCCGAGCCTTAACAAAGGCTGAGCAAGCCGATATGGGGCAACTGAAGAAATCCGTTAAAGGTTTGGTGGTTGTTCACCCAATGACGGCACTTGGCCGTGAGATGGGGTTAACCGTTGTGACAGGGTTTGCACCTGCGAAGTTTTAA
- the btsR gene encoding two-component system response regulator BtsR, translating into MITCLIVDDELFAREELIDLLSTEADIEIIGQCSNAIEALQTITKEKPQLVFLDIQMPRISGMELIAMLEPDTLPKIVFVTAFDEFAVKAFDHHAFDYLLKPIDALRLNQTLKRVRKDLTPQAVNLIAPASLEHLPCYSGNKLKVIAIQDVEYVFSDLSGIHVASNKGKVHTQLTLKVLEEKTPLVRCHRQYLISPKAIAEIEILDTGAEVTTLLGDKVPVSRRYLKSLKQLFGFQ; encoded by the coding sequence GTGATCACTTGTCTTATTGTCGACGATGAATTATTTGCCCGCGAAGAGCTTATCGATTTGTTAAGCACTGAGGCCGATATTGAGATTATTGGCCAATGCAGTAATGCCATTGAAGCCCTGCAAACTATTACGAAGGAAAAGCCGCAACTGGTTTTCCTCGATATCCAAATGCCGCGGATTTCAGGCATGGAATTAATTGCGATGCTCGAGCCTGACACTTTACCGAAGATTGTATTTGTTACCGCTTTCGATGAGTTTGCGGTAAAGGCCTTTGACCATCACGCCTTCGATTATCTGCTCAAACCTATAGATGCACTAAGACTTAATCAAACCCTAAAACGGGTGCGAAAGGACTTAACTCCGCAGGCGGTGAATTTAATTGCGCCAGCCAGCCTTGAGCATTTACCTTGCTACAGCGGTAATAAATTAAAAGTCATAGCAATTCAGGATGTCGAATACGTGTTTAGCGATTTAAGCGGTATCCACGTTGCCAGTAATAAGGGTAAGGTTCACACCCAATTAACCCTTAAAGTACTCGAAGAAAAAACCCCATTGGTGCGATGCCATCGTCAATATCTTATCTCACCAAAGGCCATTGCCGAGATTGAAATCCTAGATACGGGCGCAGAGGTCACTACGCTACTGGGTGATAAAGTGCCTGTATCACGCCGTTATCTTAAAAGCCTCAAGCAACTCTTTGGCTTTCAATAG
- the nrdG gene encoding anaerobic ribonucleoside-triphosphate reductase-activating protein, translated as MNYHQYYPVDVVNGPGTRVTLFVSGCEHQCRGCYNQSTWDVRSGHLFDSSMEERIIADLKDTRINRRGLSLSGGDPLLPANLDTILSLVKRVKTECPNKDIWLWTGYVWDELSDKQRAVLKYVDVLVDGKFEQSLADPSLPFRGSSNQIIRLL; from the coding sequence ATGAATTATCACCAATATTATCCCGTTGATGTCGTCAATGGTCCTGGCACAAGAGTCACCCTTTTTGTTTCTGGTTGTGAGCACCAATGCCGTGGTTGCTATAATCAAAGCACGTGGGATGTTCGCTCTGGGCATTTGTTTGATTCCTCCATGGAGGAGCGCATCATTGCCGATCTCAAGGATACGCGCATTAATCGCCGCGGTTTGTCATTATCCGGGGGCGATCCACTCCTGCCGGCCAATTTGGATACCATTTTATCCCTAGTGAAACGGGTTAAAACCGAATGTCCCAATAAAGATATTTGGCTGTGGACGGGTTATGTGTGGGATGAACTGAGTGATAAACAGCGCGCAGTGCTGAAGTACGTTGATGTGCTGGTAGACGGAAAATTTGAGCAGAGTTTAGCGGATCCCAGCCTGCCATTTCGGGGGAGCAGTAATCAAATAATCCGTTTGTTATAA
- a CDS encoding sensor histidine kinase, with the protein MSLILLLTQQMSLYLVIVYLFSKTPLFKVFAETSSRLPHKILIYLIFSSFCIMATYFGEQTSGAIANTRAMGAVLGGLLGGPVTGFLVGLTGGLHRYSMGGFTDVACAISTTFEGLSAGMISYYLRRAGKSELCYNPWLVWGVTFYAEMMQMSIILLIARPFDDAWELVRQIAPPMLLVNSIGAALFMSMVRDQKTMFDKLSSAFSTKALKIAERSVGLLSKGFNEDSSGKVAKIVIEETNVGAVAITDREKLLAFIGIGADHHIPGTPISSQITLEAINQNKVMFADGVETSYACSISSHCKLGSSLVIPLRSDNEVIGTIKLYEPKNKLFLNINRTLGEGIARLLSNQILFGRFEQQQNLLTQAELKLLQAQVNPHFLFNALNTISAIIKRDPDMSKQLLQQLSQFLRINLKRTTGLVTLGDELDHIASYLTIEKARFIDKLQINIAIPESLYHCKVPAFTLQPIIENAVKHGTSHMIEQGQIKVSGRLNNQVLELEVTDNAGLYQPSARSEGLGMNLVHKRIQNMFGTQYGIEVACKADEFTQVTIRLPIEQTETVT; encoded by the coding sequence ATGTCTCTAATTCTGCTATTGACCCAACAGATGTCGCTGTACCTAGTGATCGTCTATCTGTTCAGTAAAACCCCCCTATTCAAAGTGTTTGCAGAAACCTCGTCACGCCTGCCTCACAAAATTTTAATCTATCTCATCTTTTCAAGCTTTTGCATTATGGCCACCTATTTTGGTGAACAAACCTCTGGCGCGATCGCCAATACCCGCGCGATGGGAGCCGTATTAGGAGGTCTGTTAGGTGGCCCCGTTACCGGATTTTTGGTGGGGCTTACTGGCGGATTACATAGATACAGCATGGGAGGCTTTACCGATGTGGCCTGCGCGATATCCACCACCTTTGAGGGGCTCTCTGCGGGGATGATAAGTTACTATCTGCGCCGCGCTGGGAAAAGTGAACTCTGTTATAACCCTTGGTTAGTCTGGGGCGTGACCTTTTATGCCGAGATGATGCAAATGAGCATTATATTATTAATCGCCCGTCCCTTTGATGATGCATGGGAATTAGTGAGGCAAATCGCCCCGCCTATGTTATTAGTCAATTCGATTGGTGCCGCCCTATTTATGAGCATGGTGCGAGATCAAAAGACCATGTTCGATAAACTGTCTTCGGCCTTTTCAACTAAGGCCTTAAAGATTGCCGAACGCAGCGTCGGTTTGCTTTCTAAGGGATTTAACGAAGACAGTAGCGGTAAAGTCGCTAAAATTGTGATTGAAGAAACCAATGTCGGCGCTGTTGCGATTACCGACAGGGAAAAATTATTGGCCTTTATCGGCATAGGCGCAGATCATCATATTCCCGGCACCCCAATCTCATCACAGATCACCCTCGAAGCGATTAACCAAAATAAAGTAATGTTCGCCGATGGTGTGGAAACGTCATACGCCTGCTCAATTTCAAGTCATTGCAAGTTAGGCTCGAGTTTGGTTATTCCCCTTCGCAGCGACAACGAAGTGATTGGTACGATCAAGTTGTACGAGCCCAAAAATAAGCTGTTCTTAAACATTAACCGTACCTTAGGTGAAGGCATCGCCCGTTTGCTGTCTAACCAGATTCTCTTTGGTCGTTTCGAGCAGCAGCAAAACCTGCTCACTCAAGCTGAGTTAAAACTCCTGCAGGCACAGGTCAATCCGCACTTTCTATTTAATGCCCTCAATACCATTAGTGCGATTATTAAACGCGATCCGGATATGTCCAAACAGCTACTGCAGCAGTTATCGCAGTTTTTACGGATCAATTTAAAGCGCACCACAGGGCTAGTCACTTTAGGGGATGAGCTCGATCACATTGCCTCATATCTAACGATTGAAAAAGCACGATTTATTGATAAATTACAGATAAATATCGCAATCCCTGAGTCACTGTATCACTGTAAGGTACCAGCGTTTACCCTGCAACCGATTATCGAAAATGCGGTGAAACACGGCACCTCGCATATGATTGAGCAAGGGCAAATCAAGGTCTCTGGCCGCTTAAATAATCAAGTGCTAGAACTTGAAGTGACCGATAATGCGGGGTTGTATCAACCCAGTGCCCGCTCCGAAGGCCTAGGCATGAATCTTGTCCATAAGCGGATCCAAAACATGTTTGGGACACAATATGGTATTGAAGTCGCCTGTAAGGCGGATGAGTTTACCCAAGTGACCATTCGCTTACCCATAGAACAAACGGAAACAGTTACGTGA
- the rssA gene encoding patatin-like phospholipase RssA: MVKGTAPTIGIALGSGAAKGWAHIGVLNGLAAMGIKPDKVAGCSVGALVGAAYAHDHLSELEEWVRSFSSWDVLGLMDIRWRKGGLIGGEKVFDVLQSRLGDIDIEELKRPFAAVATDLYSGQEIWFRQGDLRQAVRASCSMPGILSPVRHGDRWLVDGAVVNPVPVSVSRAMGVDIVIAVDLSGFQSGRLQVLPVNLTSQKELPEDREPLVRQETGFMDLFARGREYVSNLSDKFSLGTKSNPGMIAVMSQSMGILEQRHKRARLMGDPPDICVVPEVANIGTMEFHRADEAIAAGEAAVAKVAHLIEAAIWKG; the protein is encoded by the coding sequence ATGGTTAAGGGCACCGCGCCAACCATTGGCATTGCATTAGGAAGTGGCGCTGCAAAAGGGTGGGCGCATATTGGGGTGCTTAATGGACTTGCGGCTATGGGGATTAAACCCGACAAGGTGGCGGGCTGCTCGGTCGGCGCCTTGGTGGGCGCTGCCTATGCACACGATCATCTATCCGAACTTGAGGAATGGGTCAGGAGTTTTTCCAGCTGGGATGTGCTTGGCCTAATGGATATTCGTTGGCGAAAGGGGGGATTGATTGGTGGGGAAAAAGTATTCGACGTGCTGCAATCTCGCCTAGGGGATATCGATATTGAGGAACTAAAGCGCCCCTTTGCAGCCGTGGCTACGGATCTCTACTCCGGACAGGAAATCTGGTTCCGTCAGGGGGACTTGCGCCAAGCGGTTCGTGCCTCTTGCTCTATGCCTGGGATATTATCTCCTGTTCGCCATGGTGATAGGTGGTTGGTCGATGGTGCGGTCGTCAATCCCGTTCCTGTATCAGTCAGCCGTGCCATGGGCGTTGATATCGTCATTGCGGTGGATTTAAGTGGATTTCAGTCGGGGCGTTTACAAGTGTTGCCCGTCAATCTCACCAGTCAAAAAGAATTGCCAGAAGATAGAGAGCCCCTTGTCCGTCAAGAAACGGGTTTTATGGACCTTTTTGCGAGGGGGCGAGAGTATGTCAGCAATTTAAGTGACAAATTCTCCCTAGGCACAAAATCAAATCCTGGGATGATAGCGGTGATGTCGCAGTCAATGGGGATTTTAGAGCAGCGCCATAAACGGGCGCGGCTGATGGGCGATCCGCCTGATATCTGTGTCGTACCTGAGGTGGCCAATATTGGTACGATGGAATTTCATCGAGCCGATGAAGCGATTGCCGCGGGTGAAGCCGCGGTGGCAAAAGTCGCTCACCTTATCGAAGCGGCAATCTGGAAAGGGTAA
- the nrdD gene encoding anaerobic ribonucleoside-triphosphate reductase, giving the protein MPVVIKRDGCRTPFDETRIRDAVIAAASSVGIEDADYAATIAACVKERVASLTEVDIHHLQDAVENLLMEGPYKSIAREYIEYRHDRDICREATSKLNLEIRGLVEQSNAALLNENANKDSKVIPTQRDLLAGIVAKHYAKSHILPKDVVAAHEVGELHYHDLDYSPFFPMFNCMLIDLAGMLTHGFKMGNAEIETPKSISTATAVTAQIIAQVASHIYGGTTINRIDEVLAPFVAKSYDKHYQIALNWQIKDAKAYATAQTEKECHDAFQSLEYEVNTLHTANGQTPFVTFGFGLGTSWESRLIQQSMLKVRMAGLGKNRKTAVFPKLVFAIRDGINHKAGDCNYDVKQMALKCATMRMYPDILNYEQVERVTGSFKTPMGCRSFLGAYKENNELVHEGRNNLGVVSLNLPRIALEAKGDEAAFYRILDERLVLARKALDTRIERLNGVKARVAPILYMEGACGVRLRADDDIAQIFKNGRASISLGYIGLHETVNALYGTKTHVFDDEVLRQKAIAIVAHLKAATQAWKEESGYGFSLYSTPSESLCSRFCKLDAKQFGVVEGVTDKGYYTNSFHLDVEKRVNPYDKIDFEQPYPEIANGGFICYGEYPNMQHNLEALENVWDYSYSRVPYYGTNTPIDECYDCGFTGEFSCTSKGFTCPKCGNHEPSRVSVTRRVCGYLGSPDARPFNHGKQEEVKRRIKHL; this is encoded by the coding sequence ATGCCAGTCGTGATCAAGCGGGATGGTTGCCGCACACCTTTTGATGAAACAAGGATAAGAGATGCAGTTATCGCCGCTGCAAGCTCAGTTGGGATAGAGGATGCAGACTATGCCGCAACGATTGCAGCCTGTGTGAAAGAGCGCGTTGCCTCTTTGACTGAAGTCGATATCCACCACCTGCAGGATGCGGTCGAAAACCTGTTGATGGAAGGCCCCTATAAATCGATTGCAAGGGAGTATATTGAGTATCGTCACGACCGTGATATTTGCCGTGAAGCGACCAGCAAACTCAACCTCGAAATCCGAGGTTTAGTCGAGCAAAGTAATGCCGCCTTGTTGAACGAAAACGCCAATAAAGATTCCAAGGTTATCCCCACCCAGCGCGATTTGCTCGCGGGGATTGTGGCTAAGCATTACGCCAAGAGTCATATTCTGCCAAAGGATGTGGTGGCCGCCCATGAAGTGGGGGAGCTCCATTACCACGATTTAGACTACTCGCCGTTTTTCCCAATGTTTAACTGCATGCTAATTGATTTAGCGGGCATGTTGACCCATGGCTTTAAGATGGGTAATGCCGAGATTGAAACCCCTAAATCGATTTCTACCGCGACTGCGGTTACGGCGCAAATCATTGCCCAAGTGGCGAGCCACATTTATGGCGGCACCACCATCAATCGCATCGATGAAGTCTTGGCGCCTTTCGTGGCTAAAAGTTACGACAAGCATTACCAAATCGCCCTAAATTGGCAGATTAAAGATGCCAAGGCCTACGCCACGGCGCAAACCGAGAAAGAATGTCACGACGCCTTCCAGTCGCTGGAATATGAGGTCAATACCCTGCATACCGCCAATGGCCAAACGCCCTTTGTGACCTTTGGTTTTGGTTTAGGGACCTCCTGGGAGTCGCGTTTAATTCAGCAATCTATGCTCAAAGTGCGCATGGCGGGGCTTGGCAAAAACCGTAAAACGGCGGTGTTCCCCAAATTGGTGTTTGCAATTCGTGATGGCATTAATCATAAAGCGGGCGATTGCAATTACGATGTAAAACAAATGGCGCTTAAGTGTGCGACCATGCGCATGTACCCCGACATCCTGAACTACGAACAGGTTGAGCGTGTAACAGGCTCTTTTAAAACGCCGATGGGTTGCCGAAGCTTCTTAGGCGCCTATAAAGAGAACAACGAGTTAGTCCATGAAGGGCGGAATAACTTAGGTGTGGTGAGCCTTAATCTGCCGCGTATCGCACTAGAAGCTAAGGGCGATGAAGCTGCGTTTTACCGCATTCTCGATGAGCGTTTAGTGCTGGCGCGTAAAGCCTTAGATACTCGCATCGAGCGTTTAAACGGCGTTAAAGCCCGCGTGGCGCCCATTCTCTATATGGAAGGGGCCTGCGGCGTGCGACTTCGGGCTGACGATGACATTGCTCAAATCTTTAAAAATGGCCGAGCGTCAATTTCATTAGGTTATATTGGACTACACGAAACCGTGAATGCACTTTATGGCACCAAGACCCATGTGTTTGATGATGAAGTGTTGCGCCAAAAAGCCATCGCTATTGTTGCCCACCTTAAGGCCGCTACTCAGGCTTGGAAGGAGGAGAGCGGTTATGGCTTTAGTCTTTACAGCACCCCGAGCGAGAGCCTCTGTAGCCGTTTTTGCAAACTCGACGCCAAACAGTTTGGTGTGGTTGAGGGGGTAACGGATAAGGGCTATTACACTAATAGCTTCCACTTGGATGTCGAAAAACGGGTAAATCCTTACGATAAAATTGACTTCGAGCAACCATACCCTGAAATCGCCAACGGCGGTTTTATTTGCTACGGCGAATACCCCAATATGCAGCACAATTTAGAAGCGCTCGAAAACGTCTGGGATTACAGCTACAGCCGCGTGCCATACTATGGCACTAATACACCAATCGATGAGTGTTACGACTGTGGTTTTACCGGTGAATTTAGCTGCACCAGCAAGGGCTTTACCTGCCCCAAATGTGGTAACCATGAGCCGAGCCGGGTATCGGTGACGCGCCGTGTGTGTGGTTATTTAGGCAGCCCAGATGCAAGGCCCTTTAACCATGGCAAGCAGGAAGAAGTGAAACGCAGAATCAAACATCTGTAA
- a CDS encoding carbon starvation CstA family protein encodes MMWFLLCVGLLIGGYFIYGTFVEKVFGINEKRQTPAFSKTDGVDYVPMSKGKVYLIQLLNIAGVGPIFGPILGALYGPAAMLWIVIGCIFAGAVHDYFSGMLSVRNGGQSVPNLAGKYLGKSAKHFMNVFAIILLLLVGVVFISAPAGLLGKLTGWDVSIFVGIIFVYYLIATVVPVDKIIGRLYPFFGALLFFMSFGLAFAIILSNDHALLPNVQAGDFFQNLNPKDMPLWPALFITIACGAISGFHATQSPLMARCVENESNGRFVFFGAMIGEGIIALLWCAIALSYFHGVEGLSEGMAGNPANVVYEASTGLLGAIGGFMAILGVIILPITSGDTAFRSARLILAEFFNMPQVALPKRLMLAIPLFVIGGLLTQVDFGVIWRYFGVANQATAVLMLWTASAYLLRHNKLHWITTIPAMFMTTVVITFLLNSATLGAGLPMTVSTIAGVVSTLVITALLIVKTKGKGEVDSDNELPKEA; translated from the coding sequence ATGATGTGGTTCCTACTGTGCGTCGGTCTATTGATCGGCGGCTACTTTATCTATGGTACTTTCGTCGAAAAAGTATTTGGCATCAACGAGAAGCGTCAAACGCCCGCCTTTAGCAAAACCGACGGTGTGGACTATGTTCCAATGTCTAAGGGCAAAGTATATTTAATTCAATTACTCAACATCGCTGGGGTTGGCCCAATATTCGGCCCAATTCTAGGTGCACTCTATGGTCCTGCGGCCATGCTGTGGATTGTGATCGGCTGTATCTTCGCCGGTGCCGTACACGATTACTTCTCTGGCATGCTTTCTGTACGTAATGGCGGTCAATCTGTACCAAACCTTGCGGGTAAATACCTGGGTAAGAGTGCGAAACACTTTATGAACGTGTTCGCCATCATTCTGCTGCTGCTTGTTGGTGTAGTATTTATCTCGGCTCCTGCGGGTCTATTGGGTAAATTAACAGGTTGGGATGTCAGTATTTTCGTTGGCATCATCTTCGTTTACTACCTGATTGCAACTGTAGTACCCGTTGATAAAATTATCGGCCGCCTGTATCCGTTCTTCGGTGCATTGCTGTTCTTTATGTCCTTCGGTCTAGCATTTGCGATTATTCTTTCAAACGACCATGCATTGCTGCCAAATGTCCAAGCGGGTGACTTCTTCCAAAACCTAAACCCTAAAGACATGCCACTGTGGCCTGCCCTGTTTATCACTATTGCCTGTGGTGCGATTTCAGGCTTCCACGCGACACAATCACCGCTGATGGCGCGTTGTGTTGAAAATGAAAGCAATGGCCGTTTCGTATTTTTCGGCGCCATGATTGGTGAAGGGATTATCGCCCTATTATGGTGTGCGATTGCCCTGTCTTACTTCCACGGTGTTGAAGGCTTAAGTGAAGGTATGGCGGGTAACCCTGCAAACGTAGTTTATGAAGCATCAACTGGCCTGCTGGGTGCTATCGGTGGCTTTATGGCAATCCTTGGCGTTATCATTCTGCCAATCACCTCCGGTGACACCGCATTCCGCTCTGCCCGTCTTATCTTGGCTGAATTCTTTAATATGCCTCAAGTGGCACTGCCAAAACGTTTAATGCTCGCTATTCCATTGTTTGTGATTGGCGGCCTGTTAACCCAAGTCGACTTTGGGGTAATTTGGCGCTACTTTGGTGTCGCTAACCAAGCGACTGCAGTATTAATGCTGTGGACTGCTTCAGCTTACTTACTGCGCCACAATAAGCTGCACTGGATCACCACTATCCCAGCGATGTTTATGACAACAGTCGTCATTACCTTCCTGCTTAACTCTGCCACTTTAGGTGCAGGTCTGCCAATGACGGTATCAACCATTGCGGGTGTGGTATCGACCCTAGTGATCACTGCCCTGCTTATTGTTAAGACCAAGGGTAAAGGCGAAGTCGATAGCGATAACGAATTACCGAAAGAAGCATAA